The following are encoded in a window of Methylocystis rosea genomic DNA:
- a CDS encoding ABC transporter ATP-binding protein, translated as MQRCSLDAEIILDAGAGHARRVGGCKADAAMLEARNLTKRYDGADSPALDRLNLTVPAGEVFCLLGPNGAGKTTTVNLFLNFIQPTAGQALVCGVDAAVDPSEARALLAYIPEQVMLYGALTGLENLQYFTEISGAEAPRETLLSLLAAAGLPSDAFDRPVRGYSKGMRQKVGVAIALARRAQALVLDEPTSGLDPLAASEFAALIERLRKDGMAVLMVTHDLFLAKQCGTKIGIMAQGRLASVFGADDVDHLGLERAYLDLFARAAA; from the coding sequence ATGCAAAGATGCAGTCTCGACGCAGAGATCATACTCGATGCAGGCGCGGGCCACGCGCGCCGAGTCGGGGGCTGTAAGGCGGATGCGGCGATGCTCGAAGCGCGCAATCTCACCAAGCGTTACGACGGCGCGGACTCTCCGGCGCTCGATCGTTTGAATTTGACCGTGCCGGCGGGCGAGGTGTTTTGCCTGCTCGGTCCGAACGGCGCCGGGAAGACGACGACCGTCAATCTCTTCTTGAATTTTATACAGCCGACCGCAGGCCAGGCGCTCGTCTGCGGCGTCGACGCCGCGGTTGATCCCTCGGAGGCGCGCGCGCTTCTCGCCTATATCCCCGAGCAGGTGATGCTTTACGGCGCGCTGACGGGCCTTGAGAATCTGCAATATTTCACCGAAATCTCCGGCGCCGAGGCGCCGCGCGAGACGCTGCTCTCGCTGCTCGCCGCCGCCGGCCTGCCGAGCGACGCCTTCGATCGTCCCGTACGCGGCTATTCCAAGGGCATGCGCCAGAAGGTCGGCGTCGCCATCGCGCTCGCAAGGCGCGCGCAGGCGCTCGTGCTCGACGAACCGACATCCGGCCTCGATCCGCTCGCGGCGAGTGAGTTCGCGGCGCTGATCGAGCGGCTGCGCAAGGACGGCATGGCGGTGCTGATGGTCACGCATGACCTCTTCCTCGCCAAGCAGTGCGGCACCAAGATCGGCATCATGGCGCAGGGGCGTCTGGCGTCCGTCTTCGGCGCCGACGACGTCGATCATCTGGGGCTGGAGCGTGCCTATCTCGATCTCTTCGCGAGGGCGGCGGCGTGA
- a CDS encoding MAPEG family protein — MPIPVWVLLGFALWTLLLLFTTVGVYRWSRILTGRTAISDWRADEPQGGEWYRRAVRAHMNCVENLPVYGAIVVAMLAARVASPLLDALAIIILIARICQSAVHLLFEQTNVVVSVRFAFYFAQAISTLAMGALIAILAQG; from the coding sequence ATGCCCATCCCCGTCTGGGTCCTGCTCGGTTTCGCGCTTTGGACACTACTGCTGCTTTTTACGACCGTCGGCGTTTATCGCTGGAGCCGGATCTTGACCGGTCGCACGGCGATCTCCGACTGGCGCGCCGACGAGCCGCAAGGCGGCGAATGGTATCGCCGCGCTGTGCGCGCCCATATGAACTGCGTCGAGAACCTGCCCGTCTACGGCGCGATCGTTGTCGCGATGCTCGCCGCGCGCGTCGCGAGCCCCCTCCTCGATGCGCTGGCGATCATCATCCTTATCGCGAGGATCTGCCAGAGCGCGGTTCATCTGCTCTTCGAGCAGACGAATGTCGTCGTCTCGGTCCGCTTCGCCTTTTACTTCGCGCAAGCGATCTCAACGCTCGCCATGGGCGCGCTGATCGCGATTTTGGCGCAGGGGTGA
- a CDS encoding DUF4160 domain-containing protein, which produces MRKGEGDAKFWLSPVGLAASDGFDARTLRQLEKIVQDRATFIERAWHEHFG; this is translated from the coding sequence GTGCGAAAAGGCGAGGGCGACGCGAAGTTTTGGCTTTCGCCCGTCGGCCTCGCAGCCAGCGACGGTTTTGACGCGCGGACCTTGCGCCAACTGGAGAAAATCGTCCAGGATCGCGCAACCTTCATAGAAAGGGCCTGGCATGAGCATTTCGGCTAA
- a CDS encoding DUF3526 domain-containing protein, which yields MSDLALAPLATTAPAKSRWRVVRAVAAKEWLELFRDRRLVWLCAFVVALMLAALAFGYVENARILRERDSAARADRELWVGQSAKNPHAAAHFGQYAFKPLSPLALADPGVDAYVGSAVWLEAHKQNETQFKQARDGGVGARLGSLSLAFILQTIAPLIVILMGFASFSGERESGTLKQLLSVGARPRDILAGKAMALIGAIFALLAPAFFGAALALVFFVDRERLSLADQFLRLAALGAAYAAYLAGFAFLALGVSALARNSRAALVTLLAFWLANSFLAPRLATDAARAFAPTPTWQDFRARIAQDKAKTFGHDESHPAFVAFRDETLKKYGVSRVEDLPVSFRGLSLRKDDEAGYAIFDRHFGALQSAFDRQDALRAAPGFLFPLLALRPISMAFAGVDSRSQFDFATAAEAHRRDIQNQVSDNIIHFAHDKQYVAGPELWRKIASFAYRAPGAVFALGYSALPIIGLLAWLALACAFALFAARRLRPV from the coding sequence GTGAGCGATCTCGCCCTCGCCCCGCTCGCCACGACTGCGCCGGCGAAGAGCCGCTGGCGCGTCGTGCGCGCCGTCGCCGCCAAGGAATGGCTGGAGCTGTTCCGTGACCGTCGCCTTGTCTGGCTCTGCGCCTTCGTCGTCGCGCTGATGCTCGCCGCGCTCGCCTTCGGCTATGTCGAGAACGCCCGCATCCTGCGCGAGCGCGACTCGGCGGCGCGAGCCGATCGCGAACTCTGGGTCGGACAGAGCGCCAAGAATCCCCACGCCGCCGCGCATTTCGGCCAATACGCGTTCAAGCCCTTAAGCCCGCTGGCGCTCGCCGATCCCGGCGTCGACGCCTATGTCGGCTCGGCGGTGTGGCTCGAGGCGCATAAGCAGAACGAGACCCAGTTCAAACAGGCGCGCGACGGCGGCGTTGGCGCGCGGCTCGGTTCGCTGTCGCTCGCCTTCATCCTGCAGACGATCGCGCCGCTGATCGTCATCCTGATGGGCTTCGCAAGCTTCTCGGGCGAGCGCGAAAGCGGCACGCTGAAGCAGTTGCTCAGCGTGGGCGCGCGGCCGCGAGACATTCTCGCCGGCAAGGCGATGGCGCTCATCGGCGCCATTTTCGCGCTGCTCGCGCCGGCCTTTTTCGGCGCGGCGCTCGCGCTCGTCTTCTTCGTCGATCGCGAGCGCCTGTCGCTTGCCGATCAATTCCTTAGGCTCGCAGCGCTCGGCGCCGCCTATGCCGCCTATCTCGCGGGCTTCGCTTTTCTCGCGCTGGGCGTTTCGGCTTTGGCGAGAAACTCCCGCGCGGCGCTCGTGACGCTGCTCGCCTTCTGGCTCGCCAACTCCTTTCTCGCGCCGCGCCTCGCCACCGACGCGGCGCGCGCCTTCGCGCCGACGCCGACATGGCAAGACTTTCGCGCCCGCATCGCGCAGGACAAGGCGAAGACATTCGGCCATGACGAGAGCCATCCCGCCTTCGTCGCCTTCCGCGACGAGACGCTCAAGAAATACGGCGTGTCGCGCGTCGAGGATCTGCCGGTCAGCTTCCGCGGCCTCTCGCTGCGCAAGGACGACGAGGCCGGCTATGCGATCTTCGATCGCCACTTCGGCGCGCTGCAGTCGGCCTTCGACCGTCAGGACGCGCTGCGCGCCGCGCCCGGCTTCCTGTTCCCGCTGCTCGCGCTGCGGCCGATCTCCATGGCCTTCGCCGGCGTCGACAGCCGCAGCCAGTTCGATTTCGCCACGGCGGCCGAGGCGCATCGGCGCGACATCCAAAATCAGGTCAGCGACAACATCATCCATTTCGCCCACGACAAACAATATGTCGCGGGGCCGGAGCTATGGCGAAAGATCGCTTCCTTCGCCTATCGCGCGCCCGGCGCGGTCTTCGCCCTCGGCTACAGCGCCCTCCCCATTATCGGCCTGTTAGCCTGGCTCGCGCTCGCTTGCGCTTTCGCGCTCTTTGCGGCGCGGCGTCTGCGGCCGGTATGA
- a CDS encoding glutathione S-transferase family protein yields MLTLYYHTGACSLAPHIALEWIGEPYETKAVEFGDKEYLKINPAGAVPALDTGEGWVLTQAAAVLRYLADRFPQAGIAPDGSPRDEAEADRWSSFITGDLHPAFFPLFLPDRYTRAREKEAFDNVREAAKALVRKKFDIVEAHLAGRRFMAGDKLSYLDAYVFPMERWGASLLEDGLSKYPNIQKHHDMMAADEAVKRVLAAEGA; encoded by the coding sequence ATGCTCACGCTCTACTATCATACAGGCGCGTGTTCGCTCGCGCCGCATATCGCGCTTGAATGGATTGGCGAACCCTACGAAACCAAGGCGGTCGAGTTCGGCGACAAGGAATATTTGAAGATCAATCCGGCGGGGGCGGTGCCCGCGCTCGACACCGGCGAAGGCTGGGTCCTGACCCAGGCCGCGGCCGTGCTGCGCTATCTCGCCGACCGCTTCCCGCAGGCGGGGATCGCGCCCGACGGGTCGCCGCGCGACGAGGCCGAGGCCGATCGCTGGTCCTCCTTCATCACCGGCGATCTCCACCCGGCCTTTTTCCCGCTGTTTTTGCCGGACCGCTATACGCGCGCCCGCGAGAAGGAGGCGTTCGACAATGTGCGCGAAGCCGCAAAGGCGCTGGTGCGTAAGAAATTCGATATTGTCGAAGCGCATCTTGCGGGCCGCCGCTTCATGGCCGGCGACAAATTGAGCTATCTCGACGCCTATGTTTTCCCGATGGAGCGCTGGGGCGCGTCGCTGCTGGAGGACGGGCTGTCGAAATACCCCAACATTCAGAAACATCATGACATGATGGCGGCGGACGAAGCCGTAAAGCGCGTGCTCGCCGCCGAAGGCGCGTGA
- a CDS encoding DUF3526 domain-containing protein: MSSAFLAGLRFEARMMRRDGAIWFALLALAGVALFALAMGASRVVSQQAAIAGARADETQRLTNLQKTLAQLQQGETQGKPAPEPPPFRDPRNAAFMGGGPAAAVAALAPGPLALVATGQSDLLPPAVRVTTGSKDSFLFADEIDNPANLMSGATDLAFVVVFVYPLVILAMAFNLLAGEREQGTLSMSLASARRPAAALAGKLTARVAAPILATLLAVAAGVWIFAGWERLATPGFAVLLIVVLLYGLFWAALAAAVDGLGRSSAFNALTLIGAWVAITMILPAAINSIAGFAHPAPSRTDMVLAARAASIDADRARDASLARYAQEHGDAEKPAGGPQEATLRRLATQEAAFQRVEAIVAEHDAQLARQRDMADRLGYLSPAYLTYQALADIAGSGETRYRAFLDRIRAFHLDWREFFLSRAKAGAALTAQDYAAMPKFTQADEELVGPAPAGLAGPLIGVALPMLILAALAMRGYRRCRI; encoded by the coding sequence ATGTCTTCGGCTTTTCTCGCAGGCTTGCGGTTCGAGGCGCGCATGATGCGCCGTGACGGCGCCATCTGGTTCGCGCTGCTCGCGCTGGCGGGCGTCGCGCTTTTTGCGCTCGCAATGGGCGCCTCGCGCGTCGTGTCGCAACAGGCGGCGATCGCGGGCGCCCGCGCCGACGAGACGCAGCGCCTGACAAATCTCCAGAAAACTCTGGCGCAATTGCAGCAGGGTGAGACGCAGGGAAAGCCCGCGCCGGAGCCGCCGCCGTTCCGAGATCCGCGCAACGCCGCCTTCATGGGCGGAGGCCCCGCCGCGGCGGTCGCCGCGCTCGCGCCCGGGCCCTTGGCGCTCGTCGCCACCGGGCAGAGCGACCTGCTTCCGCCCGCCGTCCGGGTGACGACCGGCTCGAAGGACAGTTTTCTCTTCGCCGATGAGATCGACAATCCGGCGAATCTGATGTCAGGCGCGACCGATCTCGCCTTCGTGGTCGTCTTCGTCTATCCGCTGGTCATCCTGGCGATGGCCTTCAATCTGCTCGCCGGCGAGCGAGAGCAGGGAACGCTGTCGATGTCGCTGGCCTCGGCGCGCCGGCCCGCCGCCGCGCTCGCCGGCAAGCTGACGGCGCGCGTCGCCGCGCCGATCCTCGCGACGCTTCTCGCCGTCGCCGCTGGCGTCTGGATATTCGCCGGCTGGGAGCGGCTTGCGACGCCCGGCTTCGCAGTGCTGCTCATTGTCGTGCTGCTTTACGGTCTCTTCTGGGCGGCGCTGGCGGCCGCCGTCGACGGGCTCGGCCGGAGCTCCGCCTTTAACGCGCTGACGCTGATCGGCGCCTGGGTGGCGATCACCATGATCCTGCCGGCGGCGATCAACAGTATCGCCGGCTTCGCTCATCCCGCGCCGTCGCGAACCGACATGGTGCTCGCGGCGCGGGCGGCCTCGATCGACGCCGACCGCGCCCGCGACGCCTCGCTCGCGCGCTACGCTCAGGAACATGGCGACGCGGAAAAGCCGGCCGGCGGTCCGCAGGAGGCGACGTTGCGGCGTCTGGCGACGCAGGAGGCGGCGTTTCAGCGCGTCGAAGCGATCGTCGCCGAGCATGACGCGCAGCTTGCGCGCCAGCGCGATATGGCCGACCGGCTCGGCTATCTCTCGCCGGCCTATCTAACCTATCAGGCGCTCGCCGATATCGCCGGCTCGGGGGAGACGCGCTACCGCGCCTTTCTCGACCGTATCCGCGCCTTTCATCTCGACTGGCGCGAATTCTTCCTTTCGCGCGCCAAGGCCGGCGCCGCGCTGACGGCGCAGGATTACGCCGCAATGCCGAAATTCACGCAGGCGGATGAAGAATTGGTGGGGCCCGCCCCGGCGGGGCTCGCCGGCCCGCTCATCGGCGTCGCGCTGCCGATGCTGATACTCGCCGCGCTCGCCATGCGCGGCTATCGCCGCTGCAGGATCTGA
- a CDS encoding glucose 1-dehydrogenase produces the protein MARFDGKVALVTGAARGLGRVTALAFAREGARVTLADIDEAGGRETLDMIRAAGGEGLFTLADMRIERDVEAMVAKTVEAYGRLDCAVNNAGVVRFKPIAEETEEGFNFHIDVNLRGVFFCMKHEIRQMRQNGGGAIVNQSSITGSLTGNPAEGAYAASKGGVDGLTKTVALEVAKDNISVNAICACGIDAPGDVFHQWMEKEHISPEQAGKLFPIGRMGKAEELTEAVLFLCSEQARFIVGHLLVVDGGWIAR, from the coding sequence ATGGCTCGATTTGATGGGAAAGTTGCGCTCGTTACGGGCGCGGCGCGAGGTCTTGGCCGGGTCACGGCGCTCGCCTTCGCCCGCGAGGGGGCGAGGGTCACGCTTGCCGATATCGACGAGGCTGGCGGGCGCGAGACTCTCGACATGATCCGCGCGGCGGGCGGTGAGGGCCTCTTCACGCTCGCAGATATGCGGATCGAGCGGGACGTCGAAGCCATGGTCGCGAAGACCGTCGAGGCCTATGGCCGCCTCGACTGCGCGGTGAACAACGCCGGCGTCGTGCGCTTCAAGCCCATCGCCGAGGAGACGGAGGAGGGCTTCAATTTCCACATCGACGTCAATCTGCGCGGCGTGTTCTTCTGTATGAAGCACGAGATCCGGCAGATGCGCCAAAACGGCGGCGGCGCCATCGTCAACCAGTCCTCGATCACCGGCAGCCTCACCGGCAATCCCGCGGAGGGCGCCTATGCCGCCTCCAAGGGCGGCGTCGACGGCCTGACCAAGACGGTCGCGCTCGAGGTCGCTAAGGACAATATCAGCGTCAACGCCATTTGCGCCTGCGGGATCGACGCCCCCGGCGACGTCTTCCACCAATGGATGGAGAAGGAGCACATCAGCCCTGAGCAAGCCGGGAAGCTGTTTCCGATCGGGCGGATGGGCAAGGCCGAAGAGCTGACCGAGGCCGTGCTGTTCCTGTGCTCCGAACAGGCGCGCTTCATCGTTGGCCACCTCCTCGTTGTCGACGGCGGATGGATCGCCCGCTGA
- a CDS encoding acyl-CoA dehydrogenase family protein has translation MTAAVATKLEAADWTSDAKEALAAVEALYKDALASVRARDSRDGKIANDLFEADQHAAHGLAWLATYVQGLRELIDYAERLSAEGAYGETEELLNQIGFAEFLAQVYGGIPMSQGEIVRLSDFGLSSQQIAARRPASIDRLILTGNTPANRARLAELIDHHAAAETIGASGLDETLEAIRSEMRKFASANVTPYAHDWHSKNDYIPLDVISGLAELGVFGLTIPEEFGGSGMGKIAMCVVSEELSRAYIGVGSLGTRSEIAAELILVGGTEAQKEKYLPKIAAGDILPTAVFTEPNNGSDLAGLRTRATLEGGVYKVFGNKTWITHPVRADVMTLLVRTNPNEKGYKGLSMLLAEKPRGTDSDPFPAKGMTGGEIEVLGYRGMKEFEIGFDNFEVPAENLLGGEEGKGFKQLMETFESARIQTAARALGVAQCALDLGLKYAKERIQFGKPLFSFPRVFNKIVSMAIEIHVARQITYFAAREKDEGKRCDLEAGMAKLLGARVAWAAADNALQIHGGNGFALEYPVSRVLCDARILNIFEGAAEIQAQVIARRLLEG, from the coding sequence ATGACCGCAGCCGTCGCGACGAAACTTGAAGCCGCCGATTGGACGAGTGACGCGAAAGAGGCGCTCGCCGCCGTCGAGGCGCTTTACAAGGACGCGCTCGCCAGCGTGCGCGCCCGCGATTCCCGCGACGGCAAGATCGCCAATGATCTGTTCGAGGCCGACCAGCACGCCGCCCACGGGCTCGCCTGGCTTGCGACCTATGTGCAGGGTCTGCGCGAACTCATCGACTATGCCGAACGCCTCTCGGCGGAAGGCGCCTATGGCGAGACCGAAGAGCTTTTGAACCAGATCGGCTTCGCCGAATTCCTCGCCCAGGTCTATGGCGGCATTCCGATGAGCCAGGGCGAGATCGTCCGGCTCAGCGATTTCGGGCTTTCAAGCCAGCAGATCGCGGCGCGGCGCCCCGCCTCGATCGACCGGCTGATCCTCACCGGCAACACGCCGGCAAACCGCGCCCGCCTCGCCGAACTCATCGACCACCACGCCGCGGCCGAAACCATCGGCGCGTCGGGTCTCGACGAGACGCTCGAGGCGATCCGCAGCGAGATGCGCAAATTCGCCTCCGCCAATGTCACGCCCTATGCGCACGACTGGCATTCGAAAAATGACTACATCCCGCTCGACGTCATCTCCGGCCTCGCCGAACTCGGCGTCTTCGGCCTGACGATTCCGGAAGAATTCGGCGGCTCGGGCATGGGCAAGATCGCCATGTGCGTCGTCTCCGAGGAATTGTCGCGCGCCTATATCGGCGTCGGCTCGCTCGGCACGCGTTCGGAAATTGCGGCGGAACTGATCCTGGTCGGCGGGACAGAGGCGCAGAAGGAGAAATATCTCCCCAAGATCGCCGCTGGCGACATCCTGCCGACCGCCGTCTTCACGGAGCCCAACAATGGCTCCGACCTTGCCGGCCTGCGCACCCGCGCGACGCTCGAGGGCGGCGTCTACAAGGTCTTCGGCAACAAGACCTGGATCACCCATCCGGTCCGCGCCGATGTCATGACGCTGCTCGTGCGCACCAATCCGAATGAGAAGGGCTATAAGGGCCTGTCGATGCTGCTCGCTGAGAAGCCGCGCGGCACGGACAGTGATCCCTTCCCCGCCAAGGGCATGACCGGCGGCGAGATCGAAGTGCTCGGCTATCGCGGCATGAAGGAGTTCGAAATCGGCTTCGACAATTTCGAAGTGCCGGCCGAAAATCTTCTCGGCGGCGAGGAGGGCAAGGGCTTCAAGCAGCTCATGGAGACCTTCGAGTCGGCCCGCATCCAGACGGCGGCGCGCGCGCTCGGCGTCGCTCAATGCGCCCTCGACCTCGGATTGAAATACGCCAAGGAGCGGATCCAGTTCGGCAAGCCGCTGTTCTCCTTCCCGCGCGTCTTCAACAAGATTGTCTCGATGGCGATCGAGATTCACGTCGCCCGCCAGATCACCTATTTCGCCGCGCGCGAGAAGGACGAGGGCAAGCGCTGCGATCTCGAGGCGGGGATGGCGAAGCTGCTCGGCGCCCGCGTCGCCTGGGCGGCGGCGGACAACGCGCTGCAGATCCACGGCGGCAACGGCTTCGCGCTCGAATATCCGGTCTCGCGCGTGCTCTGCGACGCCCGCATCCTCAACATTTTTGAAGGCGCCGCGGAAATTCAGGCGCAGGTCATCGCGCGGCGGCTTCTGGAGGGGTAG
- a CDS encoding SanA/YdcF family protein has product MGLGLREAGGGLRESFSRMVNRLQRVAIFGFVAYALLAAGAWVWVSHVSSPHIADSVRDVTPVQAGLVLGASPRNRNGDAPNAYFAYRIDAAAALYKAGKIQYLVVSGDRRDDGYDEPTAMRDALVAEGVPPDRIYRDAAGFHTRDSVARAHLLFGLSDAIVISQRFHAERAIFMARAHGLRFSGYAAQDVDAYFGVLTMARETFSRIVALVDAYTSDRAAKGKAITLGSDTPS; this is encoded by the coding sequence ATGGGGCTAGGCCTCCGGGAAGCCGGGGGCGGCCTTCGAGAAAGTTTTTCAAGAATGGTCAATCGCCTGCAACGCGTCGCGATATTCGGGTTTGTTGCATACGCGCTCCTGGCGGCGGGCGCATGGGTCTGGGTAAGCCATGTCTCCAGTCCTCATATCGCAGACTCCGTGCGGGATGTGACCCCGGTCCAGGCAGGTCTGGTTCTCGGCGCCTCGCCTAGAAATCGCAATGGCGATGCGCCCAACGCCTACTTCGCCTACAGGATCGACGCGGCGGCGGCCTTGTACAAGGCAGGCAAGATTCAATATCTCGTCGTTAGCGGCGATCGTCGGGACGATGGCTATGACGAGCCCACAGCCATGCGAGATGCGCTAGTTGCCGAGGGAGTTCCGCCAGATCGCATCTATCGAGACGCTGCGGGCTTTCATACGCGCGACTCTGTAGCCCGAGCGCATCTCCTGTTCGGCCTGAGTGACGCGATTGTGATCTCGCAACGCTTCCACGCCGAACGTGCGATCTTCATGGCGCGCGCCCACGGGCTGCGCTTCTCAGGCTATGCAGCGCAGGACGTAGACGCCTATTTTGGCGTGTTGACGATGGCTCGCGAAACCTTTTCGCGCATTGTCGCGCTTGTGGACGCCTACACGTCAGACAGGGCGGCCAAGGGCAAGGCGATTACGCTCGGTTCAGATACGCCGAGCTAA
- a CDS encoding DUF2442 domain-containing protein — protein sequence MSISAKSLRFDDDSMWVELSDGRTLGVPLVWFPRLLHATRAQRLAYELSRKGLHWDELDEDISIEGLLAGRGDETRHTPVAAQ from the coding sequence ATGAGCATTTCGGCTAAGTCCCTGCGCTTTGACGACGACAGCATGTGGGTCGAACTGTCGGATGGACGCACGCTCGGCGTGCCGCTCGTTTGGTTCCCGCGTCTTCTGCATGCGACACGGGCGCAGCGCCTCGCTTACGAGCTCAGTCGCAAAGGGCTGCATTGGGATGAACTCGACGAGGACATCTCCATCGAAGGACTGCTCGCCGGCCGCGGCGACGAGACGCGACACACGCCGGTGGCGGCGCAGTAG
- a CDS encoding DUF4396 domain-containing protein → MHSLLLLPIDYFLAAWFALTAACTLYVAIDGYKNPEPVVMKWGFILVTLYTGPFGLLLYVIADKEPRPGAHEQFVRPQWKQGVGSTIHCVAGDATGIILAAVIVAWMGLPMWLDLIVEYLAGFAFGLFIFQSLFMKEMMGGSYWENVRRSFFPEFISMNFMMAGMAPVMSFLMMGHDMRAMVPTELIFWGVMSLGVMAGFATAYPSNVWMVAQGLKHGLMTERKVGIQPEKSESAESTERGAHHPHHDHNGHADATEETAPSDAIASHAVGHAASMHMHATPEATSAQIAAFSLTSLVLLATGMLAPANWVNMGLSAHEVGGLIMPPGMLMFRDTTAEAMREMSFADSRLVRARFPIDVRGDRELPFTMDDGVKVFELTASVIRWSILPDVAVDAYAYNQQIPGPRIHIREGDRVRIRVRNDLPEGTTVHWHGLILPNAMDGPSEITQPPIPPGGYFDYAFTAHQHGTYFYHPHAEPDRSQALGLYGALIIDPATPAKEVPADQEYVMQLQEWLWREGLTFPAMPMDGMQPNYFTINGKSFPSTDTIRMKLGETLKVRFVGTNNGFIHPMHIHGGPFEVVARDGETLAESARYLADTVNVGPGQRYDVIWTARRRGKWLIHCHIPHHTSNDNTETKGGGGLMAIIEVE, encoded by the coding sequence ATGCATTCGCTCCTCCTCTTGCCGATCGACTATTTTCTTGCCGCATGGTTTGCGCTAACCGCCGCCTGCACGCTCTACGTCGCCATCGACGGCTACAAGAATCCCGAACCGGTCGTGATGAAGTGGGGGTTCATTCTCGTCACGCTCTATACGGGACCTTTCGGCCTTCTGCTTTATGTCATCGCCGACAAGGAGCCGCGGCCCGGGGCGCATGAGCAATTTGTGCGGCCGCAGTGGAAGCAGGGCGTCGGCTCGACGATCCATTGCGTCGCCGGCGACGCGACAGGCATCATTCTGGCCGCCGTCATCGTCGCCTGGATGGGCCTGCCGATGTGGCTCGATCTCATCGTCGAATATCTCGCCGGATTCGCTTTCGGCCTCTTCATCTTTCAGTCGCTGTTCATGAAGGAAATGATGGGCGGCTCCTATTGGGAGAATGTGCGGCGCAGCTTTTTTCCTGAATTCATCAGCATGAATTTCATGATGGCCGGCATGGCCCCGGTCATGAGCTTCCTGATGATGGGGCATGACATGCGCGCCATGGTTCCCACCGAACTCATCTTCTGGGGAGTCATGTCGCTTGGCGTGATGGCGGGCTTCGCCACAGCCTATCCCTCGAACGTCTGGATGGTCGCGCAAGGGCTGAAGCATGGGCTGATGACGGAGCGGAAGGTCGGCATTCAACCTGAGAAGAGTGAGAGCGCCGAGTCGACCGAACGCGGCGCCCATCATCCGCATCACGATCACAATGGGCATGCGGACGCGACCGAAGAGACAGCGCCGAGTGACGCGATCGCTTCACATGCTGTCGGTCACGCGGCCTCCATGCATATGCACGCGACGCCGGAGGCGACAAGCGCTCAGATCGCGGCTTTCAGCCTGACGTCGCTCGTTCTTCTCGCCACCGGCATGCTCGCGCCCGCCAATTGGGTGAACATGGGGCTTTCTGCGCATGAGGTGGGCGGTCTGATCATGCCGCCCGGAATGCTCATGTTTCGAGACACAACCGCCGAAGCGATGCGCGAGATGAGCTTCGCGGATTCGCGGCTCGTGCGCGCGCGTTTTCCAATTGACGTCCGCGGCGATCGGGAGCTGCCTTTCACGATGGACGACGGCGTTAAGGTCTTCGAACTCACCGCGTCCGTCATCCGCTGGAGCATCCTCCCCGACGTCGCCGTCGACGCCTATGCGTATAACCAGCAGATACCGGGACCACGCATCCATATTCGTGAGGGCGACCGGGTTCGAATAAGGGTGCGCAACGACTTGCCGGAAGGCACGACCGTTCACTGGCACGGGCTCATTCTGCCGAACGCCATGGACGGGCCGAGCGAAATCACGCAGCCGCCGATTCCGCCGGGCGGATACTTCGACTACGCGTTCACGGCGCATCAGCATGGAACTTATTTTTATCACCCGCACGCAGAGCCGGATCGAAGCCAGGCTCTCGGCCTCTATGGCGCGCTCATCATCGACCCCGCAACGCCCGCCAAGGAGGTCCCCGCCGACCAGGAATATGTCATGCAGCTGCAGGAATGGCTGTGGCGCGAAGGCTTGACGTTTCCGGCGATGCCTATGGACGGCATGCAGCCGAATTACTTCACCATTAACGGCAAGTCATTTCCGTCGACGGACACGATCCGCATGAAGCTCGGCGAAACGCTCAAAGTGCGCTTCGTCGGCACCAACAACGGCTTCATCCACCCGATGCATATTCACGGGGGACCATTTGAAGTGGTGGCGCGCGACGGCGAGACGCTTGCTGAAAGCGCACGCTATCTCGCCGACACGGTCAATGTCGGCCCCGGTCAGCGCTATGACGTCATCTGGACGGCGCGGCGACGAGGGAAGTGGCTGATCCATTGCCACATCCCCCATCACACCAGCAATGACAACACCGAGACGAAAGGCGGCGGCGGGTTGATGGCGATCATCGAGGTCGAGTAG